TTCGGTTGGGTGGAATAAACCTGTACCAGTTATACGGATGCCCATGTAAAACTCCTGTAAAGAATGCTTCTAACTTTCATATTTCTCAGTTTAACCGATTGCTAATCGATCCCATAGTTTTTGTAATCTAGTTGGTGAAATAGGCAGCTTTGTTTTCATCGGCTGAGAAAACAAGGAAATTCTGAGTTCTTCCAACATCAAATACAATTCTTTGATTCTAAGATCATTTTTAAATTTAAACACTTTGTCCATCCATGGATCGACATCATCAATTGCAGCAAGGTCTCGTTGTAGATTATTGGGCAAACGATCTAAACGCAATAGCAGTGCTTTTAAATAGCGCGGGTATTCCTGCCAAATCTCAGGTGGACGGCTATACACAAAGTTTGCCAAAGACATTAAATCAAGCTGATCTTCAATATCATCTACACTTCGGCCAAAGATCGTCTGATCCAAGACCAATAATTCACGGCGAATCTGCTGCCATTGGGTAAATATTTCAGTTAAATCACTTAATGTCTGTTGACCATTTGCTAAAAACTGCTTTTTGGTTTCAGTCAGTAGTTGCTGAAACTCATCTGAATTTTTAGGTAGCTCCTGAATCGAAACCTGTAAGGTTGCATAGACCAGCATTTGTTCCAGTTTGGCACGATCCCCCAACGGCGAATAAGCCAATGCCAACGGCTTGGAAATCTGCTTTTTCAATTGACGGATTAAATCTCCCAATTGCATATGCACCAGACGAATCACCCCTTCACGATGTTGCTTGATCGCTTCATCTTGATCATTGAAGGTTTGAATCACCACGCCCGATTCATCTTTGGCATCAAGCTCAGCAAATCGCTTACTTGGAACCAACGCCTGATATTGCTTGACGATCACGCCCGTCACTTTTTGAGAGGCTTCAAATACAAAATTCTCAGGGAAGGTCTGGAACTCACCGGCTTGCTGTTTCACTGGACGATGAGTTTCAACACGACAACGTGCTTTTAATTCGTCTAAGTCACGGCCTTGAGCAATGAGTTTACCTTTTTCATCTAACACCTTGATAAAAGGCACCAGATATTGATCAATCCGCTCGAAAGAAAAATCTTTTTCCGTGATCTGCTCGCCACGTAACGCAAAAGCTAAATAATTAAATAGATGCTCACGTAAATGTACCGCATCAATGCCTTGCATCAACTTTTTTGCCGTATCTGGAATCGGAACCAGATTACGACGTTTATCTTTAGGAAGTGCCTTCAGTAAAGCTTCAATTAAATCTTGTCGCCAACCTGGAATTCCCCAAGACCATTGCTTTTCATCCACTTGCGGTAAAGCCTGTACAGGAATTTTAACCGTTGCCCCATCTTCATCATGACTTGGATCAAAACGATAGCTTGCAGCCAAACGTAACTGACCATTATGCAGATAATCTGGAAATTGTTGCGTGGTCGGACGATCATTCATCCACAAAGCATCGTCTTCTACAAAAAGATAACGTGGATTTTCTGTTTCTACCGTTGCGCGCCAATCTTCAAAGCTACGACGACTGGCAATTTCCTCTGGCACTTTCTCGGCATAGAACTGGTAAATGGTTTCCTCATCGACCACCAAATCGCGACGACGCAACTTATCTTCTACCCGTTCAACTTCTTCGAGTTTCAACAGGTTGTGCTTTAAAAACGGCGGTGTAACACCTAAATTACCTGTAGTCAGAGCATCTCGTAGGAAGATTTCATGTGCCGCAGGCTGATCTACTTTCTCAAAATTCACCATGCGTTTCGGTTCAATGATTAAACCAAACAGCGAAATCTGCGCATAGGCATTGACGATGCCTGCTTTTTTCGACCAATGTGGCTCAAAGTAATGATATTTCAATAGATCGCGTGCTGCCAATAAAATCCATTCTGGATCAATTTTGGCCAAGGTACGTAAATACACCTGAGAGGTTTCCACCATCTCAAAGGCCATGACCCAAGCAGTATTGGTCTTATGTAAGGTACTGGCAGGAAAAACTTTGGCCTTCTGCTGGCGTACCGCCATAAAAGTATTACGTTCATCGGTTTTGTTGGCGATAAATGAAAGCAAGCCAGTTAACAGCGCACGGTGTAAGTTTTCATAGTTGGCTGATTTTTCATTAAAACTGAGTTTTAAACCTTCAGCCAGTTCAACCAACTGCTGATGGGTTTGTTTCCATTCACGTAAGCGCAGCCAACTCAAGAAATGCTGCCGTGCAAACTGACGGCGCTTGTTTTCGGTTTGTGTATCTGGACTGGTTTGAATGGTATTCCAAAGTTTTAAATAGAATAGAAAATCAGAGTCAGCTTCTTTAAATAAAGCATGCTTTTGATCTGCCTGCATTTGTTTATCGGCAGGACGTTCACGCGGATCTTGAATGGCCAAGGCACTGACAATAATCAGCGTCTCTTTAAGTACGCCAAAGTGCGCACCGCCAATCAACATTCGTGCCAGTCGTGGGTCAATCGGCATACGCGCCATCATTTGACCGACTTTGGTTAAGCTATCTGGACTTCCCCCTTTGGTAAAGGGGGATTGAGGGGGATTATCTCTAGATGAATCTCCCTTGCGGAACATCGTTTGTTCCTCACCTCTTTGGGAAAGAGGGGCTTTTTTATCTGTTAATGCCCCCAATTCAATCAAGAGTTTGCGACCATCATTCACCAGACGAAAATCAGGTGGTTCAATGAAATCAAAATCTTCCAGACTGCCCAGACCTAAACTTTGCATCTGCAAAATCACGGAAGCCAAGTTGGTTCGTTTAATCTCAGGTTCGGTAAACTCAGGACGGCTTAAAAAGTCTTCTTCGCTGTACAAACGAATACAGACACCCGCAGCAATACGACCACAACGGCCTTTACGCTGATTGGCTGCTGCCTGTGAAATCGCTTCAATCGGTAAGCGCTGTACCCGTGAACGGTAGTTATAGCGGGAAATACGGGCAAAACCACTATCAATCACATAACGAATATTCGGCACCGTCAACGCCGTTTCCGCCACGTTGGTGGCAATAATAATGCGCCGTCCTTTACCACTTGGACTAAAAATCTTTTGCTGTTCAGCCAGCGCCAAACGTGCATATAAAGGCAGTACCTCAGTATGTCGAGGACCATACTTTTGCAAGGTTTCCTGTAATTCCCGAATTTCTTGCTCGGTACTGGCAAAAATCAGAATATCGGCATGTTCAGGATGACCACGACTTTCTGCATCGGCAAAACATTCTTCGACTGCTTGTACCACAGCACGTGGTAGATTTTCTTCAAAGTCATCGAACTCATCATCATCACTACCGACAATACTCAACTCGGAGATGGGACGATAACGTACTTCAACAGGGAAGCTTCGCCCTTCCACTTCAAAGATTGGGGCATTATGAAAGTATTGACTAAAACGGTTTACATCTAAAGTCGCCGAAGTCACGATGACTTTTAAATCAGGACGCTTTGGCAATAACTGCTTGAGATAGCCCATGATAAAGTCAATATTGAGTGAACGTTCGTGCGCCTCATCAATAATAATCGTGTCGTATTTTGATAAAAAACGGTCATTGGTCAATTCAGCCAGCAGAATACCATCTGTCATCAAACGGACGATGGAGTCTTGCGAACCTTGCTCATTAAAACGAATCTTAAAGCCAATTGATTCGCCAAGTTTCTCGCCCACTTCTTCCGCAATACGTTGCGAGACACTGCGTGCAGCCAGACGACGAGGTTGCGTATGACCGATCATGCCTGTAAGACCACGACCCGCCAGCATCGCAATTTGCGGTAGTTGCGTGGTTTTACCAGAGCCAGTTTCCCCTGCCACAATAATGACTTGATGCTTTTGAATCGCAGCAATCAGGCGATCTGCATATTGAGTAACAGGCAAGTCTTGATTGAGCTTGATTTGCGGTATACGGGCTAAACGCTGTTTAACTTTATGATTGGACTGTTCAAATAGTTTTTCGATGTCTGCTTTTTCTGTTTTCTTATCCTTGCGCAGTCGATTTAAACGGTGACGGTCACGTGCCATAACCCATTGATCTACATTTAAATGACTCTGCACTGAACAGCTTTCCTGAAAATAAAAAGAATCGCCTATTTTACGCCTTAAAACCTTGCTATGCAAAGAAAGCTTTTCTAGACCTTAGCCACCGCAGAGACTTAGCACTAAAAATTCAGATCTTGAATCAAGTTAAATAATTATTCATCCGAGGCTGAAACAATAAAAATAGACCTTAATTTTGATTCACTTACTTCGTTTGGATCAAAATCAACGACAAGATTAAGAAAAGTAGAGACCTGTAACCAGTGTTGATAATCTTTTCCTTTTAATACTTTTGGTATGAAAATAGCGCCTTCTCTGATTTCTTGCTGACTTTGTTTTGCATCCAATACAATTATCGAACATGAGAATAAATCAACCGCCTAATGATTTGGAATAAATATTGCCCCCTCTTTTGGGAGATAAGTTTTTGCTTGTGTAAGACTTACTAGACCACTATATGATTCCATTCCTTCACTCCTGCCAATTAATTCCTGTATTTTTATAGTAACAAATCAATAATCTCATCAAACTAATTTCTCTTCTCCTTATCGTATTCGTATTTTTTCTTTTGCAAATCTATCCTAACGCTCAAGGATCACGACCAGATATTTTCAAAAATGAAACAGATAGCCGTAGAAAATTTAATCGTATATCTTGGTTTTTATATATTTTTAGATTTTTTCAATTTTACCCTTGAATTTTAACAGCGTAGACTTCATGTTGTTATGCACATTAGTTTTGGATAGTTTGTCATGTTTGCTTCATCTGTATGCAGTCAAATAAGGCAGATATCCTTGGGTGAAAGTCGTTTTTGATTGAGTTATTCAATTTTCCGATTTTAGTCATGTAAAAATACTATTTCCCCAATAACTAAAAATTATTTATTCTTGACCTCGTAAACAAGTAAGGCGTTAGCCTCTCAATAAAACCTCAATCATGGAGACAATGATGAGCTTAATTAATACTGAAGTTAAACCATTTAAAGCAACTGCGTACCACAACGGTCAATTTGTTGAAGTATCTGAAGCTGATCTTAAAGGCAAATGGTCTGTTGTATTCTTCTACCCAGCTGACTTCACTTTCGTATGTCCAACTGAGTTAGGCGACCTTGCTGACAACTATGCTGAATTCCAAAAATTAGGCGTTGAAATCTATGGCGTATCTACTGATACTCACTTCACGCACAAAGCTTGGCACGACACTTCAGAAGTTATTGGTAAAATCCAATATCCATTGATCGGCGATCCAACTTGGACGCTTTCTAAAAACTTCGAGGTATTAATCGAAGCTGCTGGTCTTGCTGACCGTGGTACTTTCGTAATCGATCCAGAAGGCAAAATCCAAATCGTTGAAATCAACGCGGGTGGTATCGGTCGTGATGCATCTGAACTTCTTCGTAAAGTTAAAGCTGCTCAATACGTTCACGCTCACCCAGGTGAAGTATGTCCAGCTAAATGGAAAGAAGGCGAAGCTACACTTGCTCCATCTATCGACTTAGTTGGTAAAATCTAATTATCTAGATTAGACCTAGTCGTCTGAAACCACCCTTTTTAGGGTGGTTTCTTTTTGCCTGTTTTTTTCAAAATCGTAGATTAGTAATCCTATAATTTTATAGCTAATTTTTTACAATTCTTATACTTATAAGTTTATAGCAAGCTGCACATATGAATTGTCAGACCGTCCCAGTTGGAGTACTGTCAAATGAGGAAACACCAGAGTTATTCATTATGTACTAAAAGATCAAATCAATATGGGGACGAATATATGGAAAAACCGGTTGTTGTAACCTCTTGGAAATACGATGTTTCTTCACGCTATTTAAAAATTTTCTATAGCAATGGCTCAGGCGAGCTTTATCATCCTGTTCCAGAGTTTATCTACAATAATTTGCTTCGTACCAACGATAAAACAGCCTTTGTGCACAAATATCTTGAATTTGATCTACATTTTAAACGGCTCTGTATCTCAGCTTAAAATATAAAAAATCAGCCCAATTGGGCTGATTTGCATTGGATCTGGTCGAGCTTTAAGTGGCACTATGTTGTTCAGCATATTTCTCTAACATTTTCTGTCTGGCCTCAGGATAAACATTAATTCTGTCTAAATCACCTTTGTAGTGCTGCACCACTCGATCATCCATAATTTTTGACCACCACGATGGAATAAACGCAGGTAAAATCATTGCGCCATACCCTGCTGGTAATTGAGGTGCATCTTCAAAATGACGCAAGGTCTGGAAGCTTCGGGTTGGATTGGCATGATGATCCGAATGGCGTTGTAATTGATACAAGAACAAATTGGTCACCACATTATTATTGTTCCAACTATGCTCAGGTAAAGTACGCTCATATTGACCATTGGCCTTTTTCTCGCGCTTTAAACCATAATGTTCAATGTAATTCACTGATTCAAATAAAGTCACCGCATAGGCAGCTTGCGTGACTTGGAACGGTACCGAACGCATGCCAAACTTGCTAAACATAGCCGCATGATACACGGCAGACATCGCCCAGCCATGTATCAACTCATTTTCCTTACAGAAGAAAGGCAACTTCTTACGTGCTAAACGATTCTTTTCAATTTCAATCGCGGATTTAAAGCTGCCAATGACAGTACGCGGTAAGAATTTCCAGAAAGTTTCGCCAAATTGTGACGATGCAGGATCTTCTGGTGTTGCAACACGACGATGATGCCCATATGGATGTTCGATGCGAAAGTGGTTATACCCCGATGGTGCCAAGGCTAAATGGGAAAGGTAATGTTCAAGCCGCCCAGTTTTATGGCTAAGTTCATGCGCGGTATTAATCGCAATCCCATTGACCATGCCCACCAAAGTTCCAAGTAAAACTTGATCCGCGACGGGTGTATTTTTACGACTGGCTAAATAAGCGCCATAAATATTGGTCGCATATTGTAATGGTATGAAAAGCTTCACAATACGTGAATAATAAGGATCTGCTTCCAAGTCTGCGATTGCATCTAATGGCGGATTTTCCGTGTCTTCACCAATTAGTTTATCCAGTGCAGGAATAACGCCATGAATAAATAATGGACCAAAAGAAGCGAAGAATTTTTTGGTTTTCTTCGGGCCAAATTGATAACCCGCCAGACCGCTCATTGCAATTGTAGGGACAGCCAACCCCAATAACCATAAATGACGTTTTTTATCTTTAAAGTTTGTTGTTGCCTGCTCTACATCAATTTGAGTATGCATATTCATTAGAATTTCCTCAATCAAACACAAAATGTTTTGCCTGAATTGAGTGTGTGCTTTTATCGCCCCTCTATATTATCATTTTAAGACTTGCTATTATCATTTTAAGACTTTAATGAACAATTCTTGTGCAAAAGCAGCAAATTCCCGTAATTCCATCGCGTTATTATTTGCGGCTGATTGAAATACTGATCAGTACACATCAATACGATAATGATTTGCTCATCCGTTTAAAAGATGAACTTGCGAAAACAGAACTGCTGTCAGTTCAACAAATTGAACAATTCATTGCGATTGGTTTAAGCCTACCCAATACCCAAGACCTCGCCTTTGAACTGGGGAAAAATCTAAAACTGAGTTCACATAGTTTGGTTGGTTATGCCCTGATGACCAGTCCTCATCTAGAGCATGCACTTAGACTGATTGCACAATACTTTAGACTGATTATGCCGAGCTTTAAGTTGAGCATTCATTTCCCAGCAGAATCAAACAAGGTTGAACTATTATTTGAACCGATTTTACACATGAACAAGCAGTGTCTGGCCTTTCATATTGAAGCGATTGCGGTAGCCTTTTACTACAGCTTATTAGAGTTGGCTGGTCAGCAATTACAACGCTATCAAGTCTATTTAAGTATCCCAGAACCAGTTTATCAGGAACGTTATCTACATTTAGTCAAAGCCAATTTCCACTTTAACTACACCTGGATGTCAGGCATACGGGTTGTCATTGACGCACAACAATTGGCACTGCCCTTACCATTGGCAGATGCGCATAGTTTAAAAGTGGTTGAACAACGTTGTCAGGAACAAATTCAGAAAATCTATCACCAAGGTGAAATTGTGGAATGGGTCAGCATGATGCTCAAGCAAGCCAATCAAGTCCCGACCTTAACTGAATGCGCCAAGGTCTTGAACATTTCTACCAAAACCTTACAGCGTTATTTGCAGCAGCAAGGTGTTGAGTTTCAGGTATTAAAACAGCAGATCAGCACTGAACGTGCCATTGATTTGTTAGAGAATTCTAGCTTTACCATTACAGCGATTGCTTATGAACTGGGTTATTCCAACCCTGCCAATTTTACCCGTGCCTTTAATAAAGTGATGGGTTGTAGTCCACAAGCTTATCGCTTAAACCACCAAGATAAAATCAATTCACTTCAAGATCACCATACATAAGCCCGCGCCAATCGGCAAAGTTGTACTCATGTAATGTTCATCATGCTTGATCAATTCCAGAAAGGTTTTTACTTCGGCAGCATGAGAAATTACGTTATCAATAATCAAGGTACTGCCAGCGTTTTGTAATAAACGCTTTAAATCGGCCCAGTAACTCACGTAATGAATACGCTCTGCATCCAGTAAAATAAAATCAAACGGTTCACTGGCTTGGGCCAGAAAATCCGCTGCGTCTCCCACCCAGAAATCAATTTGCTGTTCTAACTCAAATTCTTCTGCATATTTTTTCGCTTGAGCACTACGTAAAGGATCAATTTCTACAGTTTGAACGTTGCCATCTACCGCTTGGGCAGCCTCAGCCAACCATAAGGTTGAATAACCAGTAGAAGTACCGATTTCCAGAATACGTTTTGATTGCTGGCAACGAACCAACATTGCCAATAATTTTGCCGACTCAGCTTCAATATTCCGATAGCGACTCAGACGATCAGACTGTTGAGCATCATGTTGCTTGAACTGATCATATAAATCAGAAATACGTTGTAAGAATACACTACTGGTCATCTCTGCCCCTCCCAATACCAAGTCAGCAAATTACGCTTAAGTCGCTTGAATCAATTTAAAACGGGGCTGGATTTGTCCATCAGCCAGTTGAACCGTTTCACGAAACATCGCTAATGGACGTACCCACATGGAGTAATCCCCATATAGGCATTGGTAAACAACCAGCTCTTCTTCGGTTTCACTATGACGAGCCACATTGAAGACCTGATAAAGTTGTCCTTTATAGTGTTGATAGATGCCGCGCTGTAATGCCATATTGCTTACCCTTTTATGCCACGCAATGATTGCAGTTGTATAACAAGTTTGATTGTACTGTTTTTTTTATCGAAAGGTACATTTCAAAAATTCAACTGATATACCAAAATTCAAAAAACCGATTAAACTCATAAAAACATACTGTTTTACCTATTTAGTACTTTTGCGTACTATAGCCTCATTGAATGAATTTAGCTGATTTGAAAGTCTTAGCGTTTGGAGAAATAGATGTTAGATCAAAATATTAAAACTCAATTAAAAGCTTACTTAGAACGTTTAGAAAGTCCAATCGAGTTGGTTGCTGCTTTAGATGACTCAGATAAAGCAGACAAAATCAAAGAACTCGTGACTGAAATTGCTGAGCTTTCTGACCAAGTTACGGCGCGTTTTGACGGTTCAAACGCTCGCCGTCCTAGTTTCGGTGTGGCCAAAGCAGGCGAACAACCTCGTGTGTTCTTTGCTGGCTTACCGATGGGACATGAGTTTACTTCTTTGATCTTGGCATTGTTACAAGTGTCGGGTTATGCCCCTAAGGTCTCTGATGAAGTACTGACTCAGATCAAAGGTTTAAATTTAACTGCAAACTTCGATGTATTCGTATCGTTAAGCTGTCACAACTGTCCAGATGTAGTGCAAGCTTTAAACTTGATTGCTATCAATAATCCAAATACCACGGCGACCATGATTGATGGTGCCTTCTTCCAAGACGAAGTTGAAGAACGCAAAATCTTGGCTGTACCCATGGTATTCCAAGACAATCAGCATATTGGCCAAGGCCGTATGACACTGGAAGAAATCGTAGCCAAACTGGATAGCAATTCAGCTGAGAAAGATGCAGCCGCAATCAATGCCAAAGATGCATTTGATGTGTTGGTGATTGGTGGTGGTCCTGCGGGTGGTACAGCGGCAATCTATGCAGCACGTAAAGGCATTAAAACCGGTATCGTGGCTGAACGCTTTGGTGGTCAGGTCATGGATACCATGGACATTGAGAACTTCACTACGGTTCAAAAACGGTAGGTCCACAGTTTGCCCAAGATATGGAAGCCCATGTGCGTGAGTACGGTGTAGACATCATGAACCTGCAACGTGTCAGCAAGATCACGGGGGCAGATCAAACGGCCAATGGTCTGGTTGAAGTGGAACTGGAAAATGGTGCCAAACTTGAATCGAAAACCATCATTCTTTCAACGGGTGCACGTTGGAGAGAGATGAATGTCCCAGGTGAAGCAGAGTATCGGACGCGCGGTGTTGCGTACTGCCCACACTGTGATGGCCCATTATTCAAAGGTAAACGTGTTGCGGTGATTGGTGGCGGTAACTCTGGTGTAGAAGCAGCCATTGACCTTGCAGGCATTGTTGAGCATGTGACTTTGGTTGAGTTTGATACCAAACTTCGTGCTGACCAAGTATTGCAGGACAAATTAAACAGCTTGCCAAATACCACCGTGATCATGAATGCCTTGAGTACTGAAGTGGTAGGTGATGGTTCACAAGTCACGGCGCTGAAGTATAAAGACCGTGCCACTGATGTTGAGCATACTGTTGAACTTGCAGGGATCTTTGTACAAATTGGTTTATTGCCAAACACCGATTTCTTGAAGAACAGTGCAGTAGAGCTGAGTAATCGTGGCGAGATCGTGATTAATGAGCGCAACGAAACCAATGTCAAAGGTGTATTTGCCGCAGGTGACTGTACTACAGTGCCGTACAAGCAGATTATCATTGCGACCGGTGAAGGCGCGAAAGCATCATTATCTGCCTTTGACTATATGATCCGTTCTGGTGTTTAAGCTCACCTAATAGCTATGCACGCACTTACACGATCTGATGTAAGTGCGTGTTTTTACAAGTTATCAACAATTTTTCTACTTTATTATTCCTGTGGTTTATGTTTATATTTTCGCTATCCATTCCTATTGGATGCCACAAAGAAAAGGAAATATGACAATGAATAAATTACTCGTTGCTTTAGGTCTCGCTGCGACTGTTGCCCTTGTAGGCTGTAATAAAGAAAAAGCGCCTGAAACAGGTGCAACAACTGGCGAACATTTAGAGCATGCTGCTAACCAAGCTGGTGCTGATCTTCACAATGCTGCTGATGCCGCTTCAAGTGATGTTGCGACTGCTGTAGATACAGCAAGCAACCAAATTGATGCTGCTGCTGATCACACTGCAAATGCAACTGCTGAAGCTGCTGCAAAAACTGAGGCTGCTGCACGTGATGCAACTGCTAAAGTTGCTGGCGCGGTTGAATCAACGGCTGCTGATGTAAAACAAAAAGCTCAACAATAATTTCGATTATTGCTGAAATAAAAAAGCCTCTGTAAACAGAGGCTTTTTTATTGGAATGCATCAATTAGCTCAATAAGCCTTCATCACGCATTGCGATTTGCACAGACTGACGTTCAGCCACTTTATTACGCAACGCAATAATGTTGATATAAGGCGTCAAGTCATGTTCGATATGATTAGACCAGTTGGTTAACACAAATAAATAAGCATCTGCTGGGCCAAAATTATCATCGACCAGATAATCATATTCAGATTCAGCTAAGTAGTTATCGATATAACTGAGTAAACGATCAACTTCGGCATAGGCTTTGGTCTTTTCATCGTCGGTTAATCGACCACCAAAGAAGACTGAATAAGCATCATGTAATTCTGAGTTGAGATATCCCAACCACTCTAGCACCTTGGCACGCCCCATACCTGAAGGCGGAATCAAATCCTGTTTTGGATCATGCTGAGCCAAGAAAGGTAAAATTGCTACATTCTCAGTTAAAATCAAACCTGGATTAATTTCCAAAGCAGGCACATAGCCCTTTGGATTAATCTCGTAATAATCTGCACCTTTAGAGGTTTTATGTGTTTTTAGATCAACTCGTTCTAAATCAAAATCTACGTTAATTTCATTTAAAATAATATGGGCTGCCAATGAGCATGCACCAGGTGAATAATACAACTTCATAATTGATCCTTGTTATCTAACGACTTATGCTCTAGAACGTTCCAACGAAACTCAAGAACAGAAATAACTAAAATTTATAATAGCTTTCATGCTAAGAACATCCACACCACTACTATTAATGAATTTTTTTCTGCCTTGCAAGTTATATTCCGTGACGATTGATTAATTTATGAAAAAACAAATTAAACAAGGTCACGGAAATCGTGTTACGCCCGACCAAAAATCTTGCCTAACCATTCAAATAATGAGTTTAAAAATTCAACGATAATATTCTTCGGATTGTTTGGTTCTAGTTGCGAATCCGAGCTTTTCATGTCCAGATCCACAATTACAGGATCGTGATCTGAAGAACGATAAGCATCAGCAGCAAAGAACAGTGCTTTTTGCTCATCGGTTTTATATTCCTCGTTATAGTCCAATACCGTTGGCTCATCAGCATTGATATGCCAAGCAAATGTTTTAATCACACGCTTATACAGATTGGCATCGGCAATGGCATGATCAAGGTTTCCTGCCCCACCATAACCATCGGCATCACTCGATACACCAAAGACATAGCTATAGGCCTTGCTGCCTTCACCTACTTTGCTGTCATTCAACAAGACTTTATAGTTGGCTTTCTCAAAGGTCAGAATCGGATCTTCTTTGGCATAACTGTTCATATCACCCAAGAGCAAGATATTCGGATTTTTCACTTGAGTCGGATTCTTGGCAATCCACTGGGTGAGTTGTTCAACCGCTTTAACACGGGTTGGGTTCCAACAGCCTTGACCATCTCTTTGATCGGCATCGAGAGAGTTGGCATCTACGCCCTTACAGCCTTTAGATTTAAGATGGTTTGGAATGACCGTGAAGATCTGACCACCTTGTACTGGTTTAAATGATTGGGCAAGCGTCGAACGGTTTTTATCTCCCAAGTCCAATACTGCGGCCTTATTGACAGGCTGAACCCGCTTGCTGTTATAAATAATCGCAACCGCAATCACATCAGTACCCAGCTGATTCAGGCCTTCTGGAATCACATATTTCCAGTCTGGTCCTAAGGCTTTAGTCAGATTGGCAACCGCACTATCACTCCCATAACCATTGTTGGCAATTTCCATTAGGCCATAAACGTCCGCATCAATCGATTTTAACGCATTCACGATTTTGGCATGCTGTTTATCAAATTCAGCCTGACTGTTGGCACCACGTTCTGTTGGGAAGCCATTTTTACCGTTGTCATAGTTCAGCACGTTAAATGCTGCAGCACGAATATGCTTACTCTGTTTCGCTGCAATCGTTGTGCGTGGATTGGTGGTGGTCACGATTTCTGGCAAGTTTGCCCCTGCAATCGGTTGTACACGCCAAGCATTAAAACGATATTCCAAAATCCCTTGTGCATTCTTTAACTGGTAGCCAGAGCGCAAGGTATTAAGGGCGCTAAAGTTCTGTGGCAACCACGGTGCACGGTTTTGATTGCTATAGCCATCATCAAAAATAATCTTGGAAAGCAGATTTTGCTGTGCCA
The DNA window shown above is from Acinetobacter colistiniresistens and carries:
- a CDS encoding DUF3418 domain-containing protein; the protein is MQSHLNVDQWVMARDRHRLNRLRKDKKTEKADIEKLFEQSNHKVKQRLARIPQIKLNQDLPVTQYADRLIAAIQKHQVIIVAGETGSGKTTQLPQIAMLAGRGLTGMIGHTQPRRLAARSVSQRIAEEVGEKLGESIGFKIRFNEQGSQDSIVRLMTDGILLAELTNDRFLSKYDTIIIDEAHERSLNIDFIMGYLKQLLPKRPDLKVIVTSATLDVNRFSQYFHNAPIFEVEGRSFPVEVRYRPISELSIVGSDDDEFDDFEENLPRAVVQAVEECFADAESRGHPEHADILIFASTEQEIRELQETLQKYGPRHTEVLPLYARLALAEQQKIFSPSGKGRRIIIATNVAETALTVPNIRYVIDSGFARISRYNYRSRVQRLPIEAISQAAANQRKGRCGRIAAGVCIRLYSEEDFLSRPEFTEPEIKRTNLASVILQMQSLGLGSLEDFDFIEPPDFRLVNDGRKLLIELGALTDKKAPLSQRGEEQTMFRKGDSSRDNPPQSPFTKGGSPDSLTKVGQMMARMPIDPRLARMLIGGAHFGVLKETLIIVSALAIQDPRERPADKQMQADQKHALFKEADSDFLFYLKLWNTIQTSPDTQTENKRRQFARQHFLSWLRLREWKQTHQQLVELAEGLKLSFNEKSANYENLHRALLTGLLSFIANKTDERNTFMAVRQQKAKVFPASTLHKTNTAWVMAFEMVETSQVYLRTLAKIDPEWILLAARDLLKYHYFEPHWSKKAGIVNAYAQISLFGLIIEPKRMVNFEKVDQPAAHEIFLRDALTTGNLGVTPPFLKHNLLKLEEVERVEDKLRRRDLVVDEETIYQFYAEKVPEEIASRRSFEDWRATVETENPRYLFVEDDALWMNDRPTTQQFPDYLHNGQLRLAASYRFDPSHDEDGATVKIPVQALPQVDEKQWSWGIPGWRQDLIEALLKALPKDKRRNLVPIPDTAKKLMQGIDAVHLREHLFNYLAFALRGEQITEKDFSFERIDQYLVPFIKVLDEKGKLIAQGRDLDELKARCRVETHRPVKQQAGEFQTFPENFVFEASQKVTGVIVKQYQALVPSKRFAELDAKDESGVVIQTFNDQDEAIKQHREGVIRLVHMQLGDLIRQLKKQISKPLALAYSPLGDRAKLEQMLVYATLQVSIQELPKNSDEFQQLLTETKKQFLANGQQTLSDLTEIFTQWQQIRRELLVLDQTIFGRSVDDIEDQLDLMSLANFVYSRPPEIWQEYPRYLKALLLRLDRLPNNLQRDLAAIDDVDPWMDKVFKFKNDLRIKELYLMLEELRISLFSQPMKTKLPISPTRLQKLWDRLAIG
- the ahpC gene encoding alkyl hydroperoxide reductase subunit C, whose amino-acid sequence is MSLINTEVKPFKATAYHNGQFVEVSEADLKGKWSVVFFYPADFTFVCPTELGDLADNYAEFQKLGVEIYGVSTDTHFTHKAWHDTSEVIGKIQYPLIGDPTWTLSKNFEVLIEAAGLADRGTFVIDPEGKIQIVEINAGGIGRDASELLRKVKAAQYVHAHPGEVCPAKWKEGEATLAPSIDLVGKI
- a CDS encoding KTSC domain-containing protein yields the protein MEKPVVVTSWKYDVSSRYLKIFYSNGSGELYHPVPEFIYNNLLRTNDKTAFVHKYLEFDLHFKRLCISA
- a CDS encoding alkane 1-monooxygenase; amino-acid sequence: MNMHTQIDVEQATTNFKDKKRHLWLLGLAVPTIAMSGLAGYQFGPKKTKKFFASFGPLFIHGVIPALDKLIGEDTENPPLDAIADLEADPYYSRIVKLFIPLQYATNIYGAYLASRKNTPVADQVLLGTLVGMVNGIAINTAHELSHKTGRLEHYLSHLALAPSGYNHFRIEHPYGHHRRVATPEDPASSQFGETFWKFLPRTVIGSFKSAIEIEKNRLARKKLPFFCKENELIHGWAMSAVYHAAMFSKFGMRSVPFQVTQAAYAVTLFESVNYIEHYGLKREKKANGQYERTLPEHSWNNNNVVTNLFLYQLQRHSDHHANPTRSFQTLRHFEDAPQLPAGYGAMILPAFIPSWWSKIMDDRVVQHYKGDLDRINVYPEARQKMLEKYAEQHSAT